A stretch of the Desulfovibrio aminophilus genome encodes the following:
- a CDS encoding transposase, producing the protein MRSCPQCGGVWAYSLSDGRFKCRRCG; encoded by the coding sequence ATGAGAAGTTGCCCTCAATGTGGTGGGGTCTGGGCGTACAGTCTGTCCGACGGTCGTTTCAAGTGCCGGAGATGCGGGCA